From one Culex quinquefasciatus strain JHB chromosome 3, VPISU_Cqui_1.0_pri_paternal, whole genome shotgun sequence genomic stretch:
- the LOC6033052 gene encoding interference hedgehog isoform X3, whose amino-acid sequence MFATATSIDSRLTVGPAGSEVTPAEMCPHSPACCQPDPASRRTRHNFLRRLMPSRLGSLVGCRPAHTTTSRSCLLQTAVVVAVLVIACSVVVQARPHPSSHHSSGSGASSTKNLGVYITRSPESTTAPAGDEVLFECELNLIPERLEWRFRPQDSAGNRDDYVYLSREHGHNVTTVESNSKLHVYVNAKTIGEYRCVAWFGASAIASVPATLTLATLSPVAGNSISSNSNGYGGGNYGRGGGSSGLGDVHSGRTDRVPIMMRRVLSPIQQQHVKISPGNSIIIKCGDVVSNPPAIYSYYKDEIAIPANIPQLPTGGLILSQLTPQDSGTYRCSAVNSITGTELKLPLKTTIQVEYTPRSAPFTFSNPSNVSVTPGSSALLECPGVSNPVPQATWYRRDGAPISGNSQQHPYGLQINNVIPEDQGEYVCRVANGIEPALMHTVKLTVLEPPRIIVPPRPTLTNESERLELECRARGSPTPEIYWMINGDYTKWDQLIKANGSKLVINSVQKKHAGIVQCFARNELGEVSESDLLQVKPKQIPGGMGPPPLLPPLPKPHEGSGSKRPKGTKNRKHKHLVMIPPSRPNITRLSDESVMVRWSVPSSDGLPIQFFKVQYRMLGDPTRNITRTQWMTENEDIPPYTRSYEVNGLKSDHFYRFRIVAVYSNNDNKEGAASGKFHLQRLGPKNHLLAPTLTRIEPVSQHAILLHWQFPHHLPHPIDGFYAYYRAATTAGEYSKATVDTPTVRHFKIDHLEPGTAYEFKLQSFTAAAASDFSAILTGKTLKPPTPPPVVPSVVAASEAENGTGEVPNYVYMGVGGFVLIVAGIILLCCCCVACKKKRGGGDETDAKSQHIQVEANGFPGGLSNGGPRSHHHKARNGISARMNITPNPLAQDGDKIPLC is encoded by the exons ATGTTCGCGACCGCCACCAGTATCGACAGCCGGCTCACCGTTGGACCCGCAGGGTCGGAAGTCACCCCAGCCGAAATGTGCCCTCACAGTCCTGCCTGCTGCCAGCCCGACCCGGCATCCCGCCGGACACGACACAACTTTCTGCGGCGGTTGATGCCCAGCAGGTTGGGCAGTTTAGTGGGCTGTCGACCTGCGCACACGACGACGAGTCGGAGTTGCCTGCTTCAGACTGCGGTTGTGGTCGCCGTGCTGGTGATAGCGTGTAGTGTTGTAGTTCAGGCCAGGCCGCACCCGTCTTCGCATCATTCTTCCGGCTCCGGAGCGAGCAGTACAAAGAATCTGGGCGTGTACATAACGCGGTCGCCGGAGTCAACGACGGCACCGGCCGGCGACGAGGTGCTCTTTGAGTGCGAACTCAACCTGATTCCCGAGCGGCTCGAATGGCGGTTTCGGCCGCAGGACTCGGCGGGGAATCGGGACGATTATGTGTATCTGAGTAGGGAGCATGGGCACAACGTGACGACCGTTGAGAGCAACTCCAAGCTGCACGTGTACGTGAACGCGAAAACGATTGGGGAGTATCGGTGCGTGGCGTGGTTCGGGGCGTCGGCGATCGCTTCCGTGCCGGCCACGTTGACCCTGGCGACGCTCAGTCCCGTCGCCGGAAACAGTATTAGCAGTAACAGCAACGGGTATGGCGGTGGCAACTATGGACGGGGTGGTGGCAGCAGTGGCTTGGGGGATGTCCACAGTGGACGGACGGACCGGGTGCCGATCATGATGAGGAGGGTGTTGTCGCCGATTCAGCAGCAGCACGTGAAGATTTCGCCGGGCAACAGTATTATTATCAAGTGCGGGGACGTCGTGTCCAACCCGCCGGCCATCTACAGCTATTAcaa GGACGAAATCGCCATCCCGGCCAATATTCCGCAGCTCCCGACGGGCGGACTCATCCTGTCCCAGCTCACCCCACAAGACTCGGGCACGTACCGCTGTTCGGCGGTCAACTCGATCACCGGCACGGAGCTCAAACTCCCGCTAAAGACCACAATCCAGGTCGAATACACGCCACGGTCAGCCCCGTTCACCTTTAGCAATCCGTCGAACGTCTCCGTAACACCCGGATCTTCGGCCCTGCTCGAGTGCCCGGGAGTGTCCAACCCCGTCCCACAGGCCACCTGGTATCGACGGGACGGCGCACCCATCAGCGGCAACTCGCAGCAGCATCCGTACGGTCTTCAAATCAACAACGTCATCCCGGAAGATCAGGGCGAATACGTCTGCCGGGTCGCGAACGGCATCGAACCCGCTCTGATGCACACCGTCAAGCTGACCGTCCTCGAACCTCCCCGAATCATCGTCCCTCCCCGACCCACACTAACCAACGAAAGTGAACGCCTTGAACTCGAGTGCCGAGCGCGAGGATCGCCCACCCCGGAGATCTACTGGATGATCAACGGTGACTACACCAAGTGGGACCAACTCATCAAGGCCAACGGCTCCAAACTGGTCATCAACTCCGTACAAAAGAAGCACGCCGGAATCGTGCAATGCTTCGCCCGCAACGAACTCGGCGAAGTCAGCGAAAGTGACCTACTCCAGGTCAAACCCAAACAAATCCCCGGTGGAATGGGACCACCCCCTCTACTACCCCCACTCCCGAAGCCCCACGAAGGATCCGGCAGCAAACGCCCGAAAGGAACCAAAAACAGAAAGCACAAACACC TGGTCATGATCCCGCCATCACGTCCCAACATCACGCGCCTCTCGGACGAGTCCGTGATGGTGCGCTGGTCGGTCCCGTCCAGCGATGGACTGCCGATCCAGTTCTTCAAGGTGCAGTACCGCATGCTCGGCGACCCCACCCGCAACATCACCCGCACCCAGTGGATGACCGAAAACGAGGACATTCCGCCGTACACGCGCTCGTACGAGGTCAACGGGCTCAAGTCGGACCACTTTTACCGCTTCCGGATCGTGGCGGTTTACTCGAACAACGACAACAAGGAGGGAGCGGCGTCGGGGAAGTTCCACCTGCAGCGGCTCGGGCCGAAGAACCACCTGCTGGCACCGACGCTGACCCGGATCGAACCGGTTTCGCAGCACGCCATTCTCCTTCACTGGCAGTTCCCGCACCACCTGCCACATCCGATCGATGGGTTCTACGCGTACTACCGGGCCGCGACGACCGCCGGCGAGTACTCCAAGGCAACGGTGGACACTCCGACGGTGCGGCACTTCAAGATTGACCACCTGGAACCGGGCACGGCGTACGAGTTCAAGCTGCAGTCCTTTACGGCGGCCGCCGCTTCCGATTTCAGTGCGATTCTGACGGGGAAGACGCTGAAACCGCCGACGCCTCCGCCGGTTGTTCCGTCGGTGGTGGCCGCTTCCGAAGCGGAGAACGGAACCGGTGAAGTGCCCAACTACGTGTACATGGGCGTCGGGGGTTTCGTGCTGATCGTAGCTGGAATCATTCTcctttgctgctgctgcgtagCTTGCAAGAAGAAGCGTGGTGGCGGTG ACGAAACCGACGCCAAGTCGCAGCACATCCAGGTGGAGGCAAATGGATTCCCCGGGGGGCTCAGCAATGGAGGTCCGCGGTCGCACCACCACAAGGCGCGGAACGGCATCAGTGCCCGGATGAACATTACGCCGAACCCGTTGGCACAGGACGGAGATAAG ATTCCACTTTGCTAA
- the LOC6033052 gene encoding interference hedgehog isoform X4, with protein sequence MFATATSIDSRLTVGPAGSEVTPAEMCPHSPACCQPDPASRRTRHNFLRRLMPSRLGSLVGCRPAHTTTSRSCLLQTAVVVAVLVIACSVVVQARPHPSSHHSSGSGASSTKNLGVYITRSPESTTAPAGDEVLFECELNLIPERLEWRFRPQDSAGNRDDYVYLSREHGHNVTTVESNSKLHVYVNAKTIGEYRCVAWFGASAIASVPATLTLATLSPVAGNSISSNSNGYGGGNYGRGGGSSGLGDVHSGRTDRVPIMMRRVLSPIQQQHVKISPGNSIIIKCGDVVSNPPAIYSYYKDEIAIPANIPQLPTGGLILSQLTPQDSGTYRCSAVNSITGTELKLPLKTTIQVEYTPRSAPFTFSNPSNVSVTPGSSALLECPGVSNPVPQATWYRRDGAPISGNSQQHPYGLQINNVIPEDQGEYVCRVANGIEPALMHTVKLTVLEPPRIIVPPRPTLTNESERLELECRARGSPTPEIYWMINGDYTKWDQLIKANGSKLVINSVQKKHAGIVQCFARNELGEVSESDLLQVKPKQIPGGMGPPPLLPPLPKPHEGSGSKRPKGTKNRKHKHLVMIPPSRPNITRLSDESVMVRWSVPSSDGLPIQFFKVQYRMLGDPTRNITRTQWMTENEDIPPYTRSYEVNGLKSDHFYRFRIVAVYSNNDNKEGAASGKFHLQRLGPKNHLLAPTLTRIEPVSQHAILLHWQFPHHLPHPIDGFYAYYRAATTAGEYSKATVDTPTVRHFKIDHLEPGTAYEFKLQSFTAAAASDFSAILTGKTLKPPTPPPVVPSVVAASEAENGTGEVPNYVYMGVGGFVLIVAGIILLCCCCVACKKKRGGGDETDAKSQHIQVEANGFPGGLSNGGPRSHHHKARNGISARMNITPNPLAQDGDKHY encoded by the exons ATGTTCGCGACCGCCACCAGTATCGACAGCCGGCTCACCGTTGGACCCGCAGGGTCGGAAGTCACCCCAGCCGAAATGTGCCCTCACAGTCCTGCCTGCTGCCAGCCCGACCCGGCATCCCGCCGGACACGACACAACTTTCTGCGGCGGTTGATGCCCAGCAGGTTGGGCAGTTTAGTGGGCTGTCGACCTGCGCACACGACGACGAGTCGGAGTTGCCTGCTTCAGACTGCGGTTGTGGTCGCCGTGCTGGTGATAGCGTGTAGTGTTGTAGTTCAGGCCAGGCCGCACCCGTCTTCGCATCATTCTTCCGGCTCCGGAGCGAGCAGTACAAAGAATCTGGGCGTGTACATAACGCGGTCGCCGGAGTCAACGACGGCACCGGCCGGCGACGAGGTGCTCTTTGAGTGCGAACTCAACCTGATTCCCGAGCGGCTCGAATGGCGGTTTCGGCCGCAGGACTCGGCGGGGAATCGGGACGATTATGTGTATCTGAGTAGGGAGCATGGGCACAACGTGACGACCGTTGAGAGCAACTCCAAGCTGCACGTGTACGTGAACGCGAAAACGATTGGGGAGTATCGGTGCGTGGCGTGGTTCGGGGCGTCGGCGATCGCTTCCGTGCCGGCCACGTTGACCCTGGCGACGCTCAGTCCCGTCGCCGGAAACAGTATTAGCAGTAACAGCAACGGGTATGGCGGTGGCAACTATGGACGGGGTGGTGGCAGCAGTGGCTTGGGGGATGTCCACAGTGGACGGACGGACCGGGTGCCGATCATGATGAGGAGGGTGTTGTCGCCGATTCAGCAGCAGCACGTGAAGATTTCGCCGGGCAACAGTATTATTATCAAGTGCGGGGACGTCGTGTCCAACCCGCCGGCCATCTACAGCTATTAcaa GGACGAAATCGCCATCCCGGCCAATATTCCGCAGCTCCCGACGGGCGGACTCATCCTGTCCCAGCTCACCCCACAAGACTCGGGCACGTACCGCTGTTCGGCGGTCAACTCGATCACCGGCACGGAGCTCAAACTCCCGCTAAAGACCACAATCCAGGTCGAATACACGCCACGGTCAGCCCCGTTCACCTTTAGCAATCCGTCGAACGTCTCCGTAACACCCGGATCTTCGGCCCTGCTCGAGTGCCCGGGAGTGTCCAACCCCGTCCCACAGGCCACCTGGTATCGACGGGACGGCGCACCCATCAGCGGCAACTCGCAGCAGCATCCGTACGGTCTTCAAATCAACAACGTCATCCCGGAAGATCAGGGCGAATACGTCTGCCGGGTCGCGAACGGCATCGAACCCGCTCTGATGCACACCGTCAAGCTGACCGTCCTCGAACCTCCCCGAATCATCGTCCCTCCCCGACCCACACTAACCAACGAAAGTGAACGCCTTGAACTCGAGTGCCGAGCGCGAGGATCGCCCACCCCGGAGATCTACTGGATGATCAACGGTGACTACACCAAGTGGGACCAACTCATCAAGGCCAACGGCTCCAAACTGGTCATCAACTCCGTACAAAAGAAGCACGCCGGAATCGTGCAATGCTTCGCCCGCAACGAACTCGGCGAAGTCAGCGAAAGTGACCTACTCCAGGTCAAACCCAAACAAATCCCCGGTGGAATGGGACCACCCCCTCTACTACCCCCACTCCCGAAGCCCCACGAAGGATCCGGCAGCAAACGCCCGAAAGGAACCAAAAACAGAAAGCACAAACACC TGGTCATGATCCCGCCATCACGTCCCAACATCACGCGCCTCTCGGACGAGTCCGTGATGGTGCGCTGGTCGGTCCCGTCCAGCGATGGACTGCCGATCCAGTTCTTCAAGGTGCAGTACCGCATGCTCGGCGACCCCACCCGCAACATCACCCGCACCCAGTGGATGACCGAAAACGAGGACATTCCGCCGTACACGCGCTCGTACGAGGTCAACGGGCTCAAGTCGGACCACTTTTACCGCTTCCGGATCGTGGCGGTTTACTCGAACAACGACAACAAGGAGGGAGCGGCGTCGGGGAAGTTCCACCTGCAGCGGCTCGGGCCGAAGAACCACCTGCTGGCACCGACGCTGACCCGGATCGAACCGGTTTCGCAGCACGCCATTCTCCTTCACTGGCAGTTCCCGCACCACCTGCCACATCCGATCGATGGGTTCTACGCGTACTACCGGGCCGCGACGACCGCCGGCGAGTACTCCAAGGCAACGGTGGACACTCCGACGGTGCGGCACTTCAAGATTGACCACCTGGAACCGGGCACGGCGTACGAGTTCAAGCTGCAGTCCTTTACGGCGGCCGCCGCTTCCGATTTCAGTGCGATTCTGACGGGGAAGACGCTGAAACCGCCGACGCCTCCGCCGGTTGTTCCGTCGGTGGTGGCCGCTTCCGAAGCGGAGAACGGAACCGGTGAAGTGCCCAACTACGTGTACATGGGCGTCGGGGGTTTCGTGCTGATCGTAGCTGGAATCATTCTcctttgctgctgctgcgtagCTTGCAAGAAGAAGCGTGGTGGCGGTG ACGAAACCGACGCCAAGTCGCAGCACATCCAGGTGGAGGCAAATGGATTCCCCGGGGGGCTCAGCAATGGAGGTCCGCGGTCGCACCACCACAAGGCGCGGAACGGCATCAGTGCCCGGATGAACATTACGCCGAACCCGTTGGCACAGGACGGAGATAAG CACTACTAG
- the LOC6033052 gene encoding interference hedgehog isoform X1, protein MFATATSIDSRLTVGPAGSEVTPAEMCPHSPACCQPDPASRRTRHNFLRRLMPSRLGSLVGCRPAHTTTSRSCLLQTAVVVAVLVIACSVVVQARPHPSSHHSSGSGASSTKNLGVYITRSPESTTAPAGDEVLFECELNLIPERLEWRFRPQDSAGNRDDYVYLSREHGHNVTTVESNSKLHVYVNAKTIGEYRCVAWFGASAIASVPATLTLATLSPVAGNSISSNSNGYGGGNYGRGGGSSGLGDVHSGRTDRVPIMMRRVLSPIQQQHVKISPGNSIIIKCGDVVSNPPAIYSYYKDEIAIPANIPQLPTGGLILSQLTPQDSGTYRCSAVNSITGTELKLPLKTTIQVEYTPRSAPFTFSNPSNVSVTPGSSALLECPGVSNPVPQATWYRRDGAPISGNSQQHPYGLQINNVIPEDQGEYVCRVANGIEPALMHTVKLTVLEPPRIIVPPRPTLTNESERLELECRARGSPTPEIYWMINGDYTKWDQLIKANGSKLVINSVQKKHAGIVQCFARNELGEVSESDLLQVKPKQIPGGMGPPPLLPPLPKPHEGSGSKRPKGTKNRKHKHLVMIPPSRPNITRLSDESVMVRWSVPSSDGLPIQFFKVQYRMLGDPTRNITRTQWMTENEDIPPYTRSYEVNGLKSDHFYRFRIVAVYSNNDNKEGAASGKFHLQRLGPKNHLLAPTLTRIEPVSQHAILLHWQFPHHLPHPIDGFYAYYRAATTAGEYSKATVDTPTVRHFKIDHLEPGTAYEFKLQSFTAAAASDFSAILTGKTLKPPTPPPVVPSVVAASEAENGTGEVPNYVYMGVGGFVLIVAGIILLCCCCVACKKKRGGGDETDAKSQHIQVEANGFPGGLSNGGPRSHHHKARNGISARMNITPNPLAQDGDKNRNVMELRFLPPKTTTSPSGGTGGADSTTTSGGGGGGTILTNNNQGPCSYPSINHHNPHPHPHPTAPVQHQQQNQNHVQHGAPAQTVGVPLAATGALGQEHLMLASMPHRRTLERSMRNLHHNGGLDAQQKMMLDGDCGVTTTVGAGVGIVLPAARNNSSIRRGRRGSGSVPGSPRVGRGPSAELLQHNRSPMPIRAAASGVKRAARLGRAENMSSGSLNSIEV, encoded by the exons ATGTTCGCGACCGCCACCAGTATCGACAGCCGGCTCACCGTTGGACCCGCAGGGTCGGAAGTCACCCCAGCCGAAATGTGCCCTCACAGTCCTGCCTGCTGCCAGCCCGACCCGGCATCCCGCCGGACACGACACAACTTTCTGCGGCGGTTGATGCCCAGCAGGTTGGGCAGTTTAGTGGGCTGTCGACCTGCGCACACGACGACGAGTCGGAGTTGCCTGCTTCAGACTGCGGTTGTGGTCGCCGTGCTGGTGATAGCGTGTAGTGTTGTAGTTCAGGCCAGGCCGCACCCGTCTTCGCATCATTCTTCCGGCTCCGGAGCGAGCAGTACAAAGAATCTGGGCGTGTACATAACGCGGTCGCCGGAGTCAACGACGGCACCGGCCGGCGACGAGGTGCTCTTTGAGTGCGAACTCAACCTGATTCCCGAGCGGCTCGAATGGCGGTTTCGGCCGCAGGACTCGGCGGGGAATCGGGACGATTATGTGTATCTGAGTAGGGAGCATGGGCACAACGTGACGACCGTTGAGAGCAACTCCAAGCTGCACGTGTACGTGAACGCGAAAACGATTGGGGAGTATCGGTGCGTGGCGTGGTTCGGGGCGTCGGCGATCGCTTCCGTGCCGGCCACGTTGACCCTGGCGACGCTCAGTCCCGTCGCCGGAAACAGTATTAGCAGTAACAGCAACGGGTATGGCGGTGGCAACTATGGACGGGGTGGTGGCAGCAGTGGCTTGGGGGATGTCCACAGTGGACGGACGGACCGGGTGCCGATCATGATGAGGAGGGTGTTGTCGCCGATTCAGCAGCAGCACGTGAAGATTTCGCCGGGCAACAGTATTATTATCAAGTGCGGGGACGTCGTGTCCAACCCGCCGGCCATCTACAGCTATTAcaa GGACGAAATCGCCATCCCGGCCAATATTCCGCAGCTCCCGACGGGCGGACTCATCCTGTCCCAGCTCACCCCACAAGACTCGGGCACGTACCGCTGTTCGGCGGTCAACTCGATCACCGGCACGGAGCTCAAACTCCCGCTAAAGACCACAATCCAGGTCGAATACACGCCACGGTCAGCCCCGTTCACCTTTAGCAATCCGTCGAACGTCTCCGTAACACCCGGATCTTCGGCCCTGCTCGAGTGCCCGGGAGTGTCCAACCCCGTCCCACAGGCCACCTGGTATCGACGGGACGGCGCACCCATCAGCGGCAACTCGCAGCAGCATCCGTACGGTCTTCAAATCAACAACGTCATCCCGGAAGATCAGGGCGAATACGTCTGCCGGGTCGCGAACGGCATCGAACCCGCTCTGATGCACACCGTCAAGCTGACCGTCCTCGAACCTCCCCGAATCATCGTCCCTCCCCGACCCACACTAACCAACGAAAGTGAACGCCTTGAACTCGAGTGCCGAGCGCGAGGATCGCCCACCCCGGAGATCTACTGGATGATCAACGGTGACTACACCAAGTGGGACCAACTCATCAAGGCCAACGGCTCCAAACTGGTCATCAACTCCGTACAAAAGAAGCACGCCGGAATCGTGCAATGCTTCGCCCGCAACGAACTCGGCGAAGTCAGCGAAAGTGACCTACTCCAGGTCAAACCCAAACAAATCCCCGGTGGAATGGGACCACCCCCTCTACTACCCCCACTCCCGAAGCCCCACGAAGGATCCGGCAGCAAACGCCCGAAAGGAACCAAAAACAGAAAGCACAAACACC TGGTCATGATCCCGCCATCACGTCCCAACATCACGCGCCTCTCGGACGAGTCCGTGATGGTGCGCTGGTCGGTCCCGTCCAGCGATGGACTGCCGATCCAGTTCTTCAAGGTGCAGTACCGCATGCTCGGCGACCCCACCCGCAACATCACCCGCACCCAGTGGATGACCGAAAACGAGGACATTCCGCCGTACACGCGCTCGTACGAGGTCAACGGGCTCAAGTCGGACCACTTTTACCGCTTCCGGATCGTGGCGGTTTACTCGAACAACGACAACAAGGAGGGAGCGGCGTCGGGGAAGTTCCACCTGCAGCGGCTCGGGCCGAAGAACCACCTGCTGGCACCGACGCTGACCCGGATCGAACCGGTTTCGCAGCACGCCATTCTCCTTCACTGGCAGTTCCCGCACCACCTGCCACATCCGATCGATGGGTTCTACGCGTACTACCGGGCCGCGACGACCGCCGGCGAGTACTCCAAGGCAACGGTGGACACTCCGACGGTGCGGCACTTCAAGATTGACCACCTGGAACCGGGCACGGCGTACGAGTTCAAGCTGCAGTCCTTTACGGCGGCCGCCGCTTCCGATTTCAGTGCGATTCTGACGGGGAAGACGCTGAAACCGCCGACGCCTCCGCCGGTTGTTCCGTCGGTGGTGGCCGCTTCCGAAGCGGAGAACGGAACCGGTGAAGTGCCCAACTACGTGTACATGGGCGTCGGGGGTTTCGTGCTGATCGTAGCTGGAATCATTCTcctttgctgctgctgcgtagCTTGCAAGAAGAAGCGTGGTGGCGGTG ACGAAACCGACGCCAAGTCGCAGCACATCCAGGTGGAGGCAAATGGATTCCCCGGGGGGCTCAGCAATGGAGGTCCGCGGTCGCACCACCACAAGGCGCGGAACGGCATCAGTGCCCGGATGAACATTACGCCGAACCCGTTGGCACAGGACGGAGATAAG AATCGTAATGTGATGGAGCTGCGCTTTCTGCCGCCGAAGACGACAACCTCCCCATCCGGCGGAACCGGTGGCGCGGACAGCACAACGACCAGTGGTGGCGGTGGTGGCGGTACCATTCTGACCAACAACAACCAGGGACCATGTTCTTACCCCTCTATTAATCATCACAACCCTCATCCGCATCCACATCCGACGGCGCCCGTCCAACATCAGCAACAGAACCAGAACCACGTCCAGCATGGCGCGCCGGCCCAAACCGTCGGAGTTCCGCTGGCGGCGACCGGAGCGCTTGGCCAGGAGCACCTGATGTTGGCGTCGATGCCGCACCGGCGAACCCTGGAGCGAAGCATGCGCAATCTGCACCACAACGGTGGCCTGGACGCGCAGCAGAAGATGATGCTGGACGGGGACTGCGGCGTGACGACCACGGTCGGGGCTGGAGTCGGAATCGTGCTGCCGGCGGCGCGGAACAACTCGTCGATCCGGCGGGGACGGCGCGGGTCCGGATCGGTGCCCGGAAGTCCGCGGGTGGGTCGCGGCCCCAGTGCGGAGCTGCtgcagcacaaccggtcaccg